Proteins found in one Agaribacterium sp. ZY112 genomic segment:
- the pdxA gene encoding 4-hydroxythreonine-4-phosphate dehydrogenase PdxA: MTCARILLTAGEPAGIGPELVVKAAQTARAYELCVIADAELLQSRAKQLGLEISIRHTSANDSPRATQAGELACIHSPLNKPSIAGKLDAANAAYVLNTLQLANDLALNKHAEAIVTGPVQKSIINDAGHAFSGHTEFFAEQSKTNKVVMMLACPGLRVALATTHLPLKEVSDALTQAELEQVSRILYQELQTKFAIKEPRVLVAGLNPHAGEGGHLGREEIETIEPVLSKLREQGMKLQGPLPADTLFTPRYLETADAVLAMYHDQGLPVLKYLGFGNAVNITLGLPYIRTSVDHGTALDLAGTGKADSGSLEVALEQAWLLTQNIGKIN, encoded by the coding sequence ATGACTTGTGCCCGCATACTTCTAACCGCCGGTGAACCGGCGGGCATCGGCCCCGAACTCGTCGTCAAAGCCGCACAAACAGCCCGAGCCTATGAACTCTGCGTGATTGCGGATGCTGAACTCTTACAAAGCCGCGCTAAGCAACTAGGCCTTGAAATCAGCATTCGACATACAAGCGCCAACGACTCACCTCGTGCAACACAGGCCGGTGAGCTTGCCTGCATTCACAGCCCGCTTAACAAGCCCAGCATAGCCGGCAAGCTTGATGCCGCCAACGCAGCGTATGTCTTAAACACCTTACAGCTTGCCAATGACTTAGCGCTTAACAAACACGCTGAAGCCATCGTCACAGGCCCAGTTCAAAAAAGTATCATCAATGATGCCGGTCACGCCTTTAGCGGCCACACCGAATTTTTTGCCGAGCAAAGTAAGACCAACAAAGTCGTCATGATGCTTGCCTGCCCGGGTTTAAGAGTCGCTCTCGCAACCACACACCTGCCTTTAAAAGAAGTCAGTGACGCGCTAACACAAGCTGAGCTAGAGCAAGTCAGCCGCATTCTCTATCAAGAACTTCAAACAAAATTTGCCATTAAAGAGCCTCGCGTTTTAGTTGCTGGGCTTAATCCGCATGCTGGTGAAGGTGGTCATTTAGGCCGTGAAGAAATCGAAACAATAGAGCCGGTATTAAGCAAGCTGCGCGAGCAAGGAATGAAGCTACAAGGGCCTTTGCCTGCGGACACGCTATTTACACCGCGATATCTAGAAACAGCAGATGCCGTGCTAGCAATGTATCATGACCAAGGTCTTCCTGTATTGAAGTACCTAGGCTTTGGCAACGCCGTCAATATCACCTTGGGTTTGCCTTATATTCGTACATCGGTAGACCATGGCACAGCACTT
- a CDS encoding peptidylprolyl isomerase codes for MTSLLSKLKLAGLAILLSYSYAARAEIQMLDRIVGVVDDTTIAQSELDERVSGVINRSRAAGVALPPISVLREQVLNQLVDETLQLNVANLYGVEISDEQLAESMQDLYKRQNLTEAQLAATLQQEGTNLPQFKEDMRRQLKVQTIVQGLMRQRIKINEKDIDNFLKSADAQFWIAPSYHLQHILIPIASGGGTSAVAAAQNHAEEIYQQLQNGANFSELAIAESRGPAALKGGDLGMRKSSELPTLFAQTAPNLDIGQVSEPLRSQAGFHILKLLNKEGETKQVVRQSHVRHILIKTNEIIDDEGAREKLLGFRKQIESGEKTFSVLAKQYSDDIGSKATGGDMGWSSPEIFVPEFEQTVKTIEVGKISEPFKTQFGWHILEVMDRRDEDLSEEVIRNKARNLLIGRRMEDEAQVWMQEIRDEAFIELKI; via the coding sequence ATGACCTCACTATTATCCAAACTTAAACTTGCAGGCTTAGCCATACTACTTAGTTACAGCTATGCCGCCCGCGCAGAAATACAAATGCTCGATCGCATTGTTGGGGTTGTTGATGACACAACCATAGCTCAGAGCGAATTAGACGAACGCGTCAGTGGTGTTATCAACCGAAGCCGAGCAGCCGGAGTCGCTCTGCCCCCTATCAGCGTGTTAAGAGAGCAAGTTCTTAATCAATTAGTTGATGAAACACTGCAGTTAAATGTAGCCAATCTTTATGGTGTTGAGATAAGTGATGAGCAGCTTGCTGAGTCCATGCAAGACTTATATAAGCGTCAAAACTTAACCGAAGCTCAGCTTGCAGCCACACTTCAACAAGAAGGCACAAACTTACCTCAATTTAAAGAGGACATGCGCCGCCAATTGAAAGTGCAAACCATTGTGCAAGGTTTGATGCGTCAACGAATTAAAATCAACGAAAAAGATATTGATAACTTCTTAAAATCGGCAGACGCTCAATTCTGGATTGCGCCGTCCTATCACTTACAGCACATCCTTATTCCGATTGCTAGCGGTGGCGGTACAAGCGCTGTTGCCGCTGCACAAAATCACGCCGAAGAGATTTATCAGCAACTACAAAATGGCGCCAATTTCTCAGAACTTGCCATTGCCGAAAGTCGAGGCCCTGCTGCACTAAAAGGCGGTGATTTAGGCATGCGTAAAAGCTCTGAGCTGCCTACGCTGTTTGCTCAAACTGCGCCGAATCTAGACATCGGCCAAGTCAGCGAACCACTGCGCTCACAAGCAGGTTTTCACATCTTAAAGCTGTTAAATAAAGAGGGCGAAACAAAGCAAGTTGTTCGTCAAAGTCATGTACGCCACATCCTTATTAAGACCAATGAAATTATTGATGACGAGGGCGCACGTGAAAAATTACTGGGCTTTCGCAAACAGATCGAAAGCGGAGAGAAAACCTTTAGTGTACTAGCCAAACAATACAGTGATGACATCGGCTCTAAAGCAACGGGAGGCGATATGGGGTGGTCCAGCCCTGAGATTTTTGTACCCGAATTTGAGCAAACAGTAAAAACGATAGAAGTCGGTAAAATCAGTGAGCCATTTAAAACACAATTTGGCTGGCACATTCTTGAAGTGATGGATAGAAGAGACGAGGACTTAAGTGAAGAGGTGATTCGCAATAAAGCACGCAACCTTCTTATTGGACGCCGCATGGAAGATGAGGCTCAGGTTTGGATGCAAGAAATCCGTGATGAAGCCTTTATTGAATTAAAAATCTAA
- a CDS encoding LPS-assembly protein LptD: MPLRFISPKNKLLAASLRRTLLIASTLVPLAQTYADTIYADSTDGICDSENADTNQACNSTTHSFADLDWLNKDQLNPAQQHELAPGCTGIYVDPFADQSIDDADMAELPLIVEADSTEVIGGVHATLEGDVEVSQGPRSIAADKMVYSRADDSALMQGDVVIRQQGLLIRGESARVDTTKEEAEFIDARIVLHNQHIRGSASSIAQEGRGKAVLRNGHITSCAPDSNAWSLEGAELGINELTGQGYGKHVKFRIADVPIFYLPYATFPVGDQRQSGFLAPSFSTSDKGGLDISLPYYLNLAPNYDATITPRIISDRGPMLEAEFRHLSHSIEQKVSGSFLPDDGGSQGHDGSSNTHVGTNRWLFQYKQNGGLGSGWYTEVDYNLTSDEDYFRDLGTSSFEVANTTYLDQKLVAGTQLDNWDLNLRVQDYQTLLLNLDAPYRKLPQIEANGNYYLGRMNLNLDNQLTSFDHEQGLSISGKPIITGQRYAADYTLGQRFSNAAGYIKPEVGYKYRQYKLSPGEGDSIEQEHVSLGAPQASVDASLVFENPQGRYLQTLEPRLYYLYRSYEDHSALYNASNSGGGVNFDTSTRTFSYGQLYRDSRFSGYDRLDDANRLTAGITNRWMSHKDGHEFFALSLGQINYFEDRRVGLESDIDAQQNSSEIALEFSANARAGSGVFGNLIYDDAAEQMSRFSAGYNYASQDKLSLVSLSYSFVRKDPEISSSKQLDQVDLAFVAPIVQQWFMMGRSNYDFENQQELETFGGIEYNNCCYRVRFLARRWLDSNVANEEGGSGQYDRGVYLEIEFKGLGSTGTRIRNMLEDALPGYERRERLMSEH, encoded by the coding sequence ATGCCACTTCGCTTTATTAGCCCGAAAAATAAGCTCTTAGCTGCAAGCCTTAGGCGTACTCTGCTAATCGCTAGCACTCTTGTGCCCCTAGCTCAAACGTATGCCGACACTATCTATGCCGACAGTACCGATGGGATTTGCGATAGTGAAAACGCAGATACAAACCAAGCATGCAATAGCACGACTCACAGCTTTGCAGATCTAGATTGGCTCAATAAAGATCAACTGAATCCTGCGCAACAACACGAGTTAGCGCCAGGCTGCACCGGTATCTATGTAGACCCATTTGCAGATCAGTCGATCGACGATGCTGACATGGCAGAACTACCGCTGATTGTTGAAGCCGATTCAACTGAAGTTATCGGAGGTGTGCATGCAACCCTAGAAGGGGATGTCGAAGTCTCGCAGGGCCCGCGCTCTATTGCAGCTGACAAAATGGTGTATAGCCGAGCAGACGATAGCGCCTTAATGCAAGGCGATGTTGTTATCCGTCAACAAGGCTTACTCATTCGCGGAGAAAGCGCCCGAGTGGATACCACCAAAGAAGAAGCCGAGTTTATTGACGCCCGAATTGTTTTACACAATCAACATATCCGCGGCAGCGCCAGCAGCATAGCCCAAGAAGGTCGCGGTAAAGCCGTACTCAGAAACGGCCATATCACCAGTTGTGCACCGGACTCCAACGCTTGGTCACTCGAAGGCGCCGAGCTGGGTATCAATGAACTAACCGGGCAAGGTTATGGTAAACACGTTAAATTTCGCATTGCCGACGTCCCCATTTTCTACCTACCCTATGCGACTTTTCCCGTTGGGGATCAGCGTCAATCGGGCTTTTTAGCGCCGAGCTTTAGCACCAGTGATAAAGGCGGTTTAGATATTAGCCTGCCTTATTATTTAAACTTGGCGCCTAATTATGACGCGACCATCACCCCGCGTATTATTAGTGACCGCGGACCGATGCTTGAAGCCGAGTTCCGCCATTTAAGCCACTCTATTGAACAAAAAGTAAGCGGCTCCTTCCTACCCGATGACGGCGGCTCCCAAGGTCACGACGGCTCTAGCAACACTCATGTTGGAACTAATCGCTGGTTATTTCAGTACAAACAAAACGGCGGCTTAGGCAGTGGCTGGTATACCGAGGTCGACTATAACTTAACCTCGGATGAAGATTATTTTCGAGACTTAGGTACGTCCTCTTTTGAAGTGGCCAATACCACCTACCTCGACCAAAAGTTAGTCGCAGGTACTCAGCTCGATAACTGGGATCTCAACCTAAGAGTTCAAGATTACCAAACGCTCTTACTAAACCTTGATGCCCCCTACCGAAAGCTTCCGCAAATAGAGGCTAATGGTAATTACTACCTTGGCCGCATGAACCTAAACTTAGACAACCAGCTCACAAGCTTTGATCATGAGCAAGGTCTAAGTATCAGCGGTAAACCCATTATCACAGGCCAGCGCTATGCCGCGGATTACACTTTAGGCCAGCGCTTTAGCAATGCTGCGGGTTATATCAAACCGGAAGTCGGCTATAAGTATCGCCAGTACAAGCTCAGTCCAGGCGAAGGGGATAGCATAGAACAAGAGCACGTCAGCCTCGGCGCACCACAGGCCTCTGTCGACGCAAGTCTTGTCTTTGAAAATCCTCAGGGGCGCTATTTACAAACCTTAGAACCGCGCTTGTATTATTTATACCGAAGCTATGAAGACCACAGTGCGCTGTACAACGCCAGTAACTCCGGCGGAGGCGTCAACTTTGATACCTCAACACGAACCTTTAGTTATGGCCAGCTCTACAGGGACTCCCGCTTCAGTGGTTACGACCGCTTAGACGATGCCAACCGCCTTACAGCAGGTATTACCAATCGCTGGATGAGCCACAAAGATGGCCATGAATTTTTTGCGCTTAGCTTAGGCCAAATAAATTATTTTGAAGACCGCCGAGTTGGTTTAGAAAGTGACATTGACGCGCAGCAAAACTCCTCGGAGATCGCACTTGAGTTTAGTGCCAACGCTCGAGCGGGCTCCGGCGTCTTTGGCAACTTAATCTATGACGACGCAGCAGAACAGATGAGCCGTTTTTCCGCAGGCTATAACTATGCAAGCCAAGACAAACTTAGCCTCGTCAGCTTGAGTTATAGCTTCGTTCGTAAAGACCCAGAGATCAGCAGCAGTAAACAACTTGATCAAGTCGATCTCGCATTTGTTGCCCCTATCGTACAACAGTGGTTTATGATGGGCCGCAGTAATTACGACTTTGAAAATCAACAGGAACTCGAGACCTTTGGCGGTATCGAATACAACAACTGCTGCTACCGAGTACGTTTTTTAGCAAGGCGCTGGCTCGATAGTAATGTTGCTAACGAAGAAGGCGGCTCAGGCCAATATGACCGAGGCGTCTACCTTGAGATTGAATTCAAAGGCCTAGGTAGCACTGGCACACGCATTCGTAACATGCTTGAAGACGCCCTACCAGGCTACGAGCGCCGCGAACGATTAATGAGCGAGCATTAA
- a CDS encoding aminoglycoside phosphotransferase family protein, giving the protein MLGFAERSCEAALIELKSKQLKPLSGDAGARRYYRLDTQAKVLLVDAPPESENSERFCAVASWLSKRGLRVPKILAHDSEQGFLLLEDLGDALLQAQLNEDTVDTYYAEAMSMLLHLQASELDAALFPAYDRALLQRELDLFDEWFLTHLLSFELNVEQQAALAVLKQMLIESAISEPQVIVHRDFHSRNLLLLADESLATIDFQDAVYGPLSYDLVSLLKDCYIDWPRERVERWALTYASLAADAGLMPAQGATEFLRSFDLMGLQRHLKVLGIFARLSLRDGKHHYLQDLPRVLAYVLEVLSLYDEAGILSSLFADQLSPTLSTRLQSLAS; this is encoded by the coding sequence ATGTTAGGCTTTGCTGAGCGTTCTTGTGAAGCGGCATTGATAGAGCTTAAATCTAAGCAGCTTAAGCCACTGAGTGGTGATGCCGGCGCTCGACGATATTACCGTTTAGATACCCAAGCTAAAGTGCTGCTTGTGGATGCCCCACCTGAAAGTGAAAATTCTGAGCGATTCTGTGCAGTGGCTAGTTGGCTGTCTAAGCGTGGCTTGCGTGTGCCTAAAATCCTAGCTCATGATAGTGAACAAGGGTTCTTGTTGCTTGAGGATTTAGGTGATGCCTTACTACAAGCGCAGCTTAATGAGGATACAGTTGATACCTATTATGCAGAGGCAATGTCTATGCTGTTGCATTTACAGGCTTCTGAGCTTGATGCAGCACTTTTCCCTGCTTATGACCGTGCTTTATTGCAGCGAGAGTTAGATTTGTTTGATGAGTGGTTTTTAACGCACCTTTTATCTTTTGAGCTTAATGTCGAGCAGCAAGCGGCGTTAGCGGTACTAAAGCAAATGTTGATCGAGAGCGCTATATCTGAGCCTCAAGTTATTGTTCATCGAGACTTTCATAGTCGTAACTTGCTCTTATTGGCCGATGAAAGTTTGGCAACTATTGATTTTCAAGACGCTGTATATGGCCCTTTAAGCTATGACTTGGTTAGCTTACTTAAGGATTGTTACATTGACTGGCCGCGAGAACGAGTAGAGCGCTGGGCTTTAACTTATGCATCTCTAGCAGCAGACGCGGGTCTTATGCCTGCACAAGGTGCTACTGAGTTCTTACGCTCTTTTGATTTAATGGGCTTGCAGCGTCACTTAAAAGTATTGGGTATCTTTGCTCGTTTATCTCTAAGAGATGGCAAGCATCACTATTTGCAAGATCTGCCTCGGGTCTTAGCTTATGTGCTTGAGGTCCTATCTTTATACGATGAGGCTGGGATCTTAAGTTCATTGTTTGCAGATCAACTTTCTCCGACATTAAGTACTCGATTACAGAGTTTGGCATCATGA
- a CDS encoding nucleotidyltransferase family protein, whose product MKAMIFAAGEGRRMRPLTLEKPKPLLLAGSCSLLEHQLQKLIAAGVSECVINVSYLAEQIETALKQMDLGGITLSLSFEEEPLETGGGLLKALPLLGHEPFLLVNADVWTDYDYSQLLKRSLDEGELAHLVLIPNPPFKETGDFDFTCGERIGPLAASQEAGWTFSGISLIDPRLISAYSKARSIFPMKEALLEAMHANRVTGSIFKGEWDDIGTPERLLSLQQRLA is encoded by the coding sequence ATGAAGGCGATGATTTTTGCCGCAGGGGAAGGGCGACGCATGCGGCCTTTGACACTGGAAAAGCCTAAGCCTTTATTGCTGGCCGGCTCCTGTAGTTTGCTTGAGCATCAGTTGCAAAAGTTGATTGCTGCAGGTGTTAGCGAATGTGTGATTAATGTCAGCTACCTTGCCGAGCAAATAGAAACTGCGTTAAAACAGATGGACCTGGGCGGGATAACGCTTAGCTTGTCGTTTGAAGAGGAGCCTTTAGAGACCGGGGGGGGGCTATTAAAAGCATTGCCTTTATTGGGGCACGAGCCTTTTCTGTTGGTCAATGCTGATGTGTGGACGGATTACGATTACAGTCAACTGCTAAAGCGCTCTTTAGATGAAGGAGAGCTTGCCCATTTGGTGCTGATTCCGAACCCGCCTTTTAAAGAAACGGGTGATTTTGATTTTACTTGTGGTGAGCGAATAGGGCCCTTGGCTGCTTCTCAAGAAGCAGGTTGGACCTTTAGCGGTATCAGCTTGATTGATCCTCGCTTAATTAGCGCTTATAGCAAGGCTAGATCTATTTTCCCTATGAAAGAGGCCTTGCTCGAGGCTATGCATGCCAATCGTGTGACAGGCTCGATATTTAAAGGTGAGTGGGATGATATAGGCACTCCCGAGCGCTTGCTCAGCCTTCAGCAGCGTTTAGCTTAG
- a CDS encoding DUF3530 family protein — protein MALLASLLLSSLASFAQDKADEPNTPEKTQSLEGEEPSADEESSAGKERSAENEPSANKNAIERTVPKPHQNLIKQLKASYKANELNTLQAEGESFHALWRKDSTGQAYGAVLLVPTDGQTPNWPYTIEPLRTHLSTSGWATLSIEISPHPASAIPSRPAPKQVKAEQKPAETEADENGDKTENDSSQDEAVEKPIENQQEITTKEKNTETSIKKDSGLARIDAAIQFLHNNGQFNIVLVAYGNSAQRVLDYVFTHAKNPTKQMRALVLVNPMPHKAGDLNAALTRFNELNLPILDISFSQHPIDQLKTQERLNIAKSHNFNAYEQSLIMEPLHSTSRQENRLSKRIRGFLNRKAKGVEIER, from the coding sequence ATGGCTCTTTTAGCAAGCTTACTACTTTCAAGCTTGGCCAGCTTTGCTCAAGACAAAGCAGATGAGCCAAACACCCCCGAAAAAACACAATCCTTGGAGGGTGAAGAGCCGTCAGCGGATGAGGAGTCGTCAGCAGGTAAGGAGCGATCAGCAGAGAACGAGCCATCTGCAAATAAAAACGCCATAGAGCGTACCGTTCCCAAGCCTCACCAAAATCTCATTAAACAACTCAAAGCCAGCTATAAAGCAAATGAACTCAACACTTTGCAAGCAGAAGGTGAAAGCTTTCACGCCCTTTGGCGAAAAGATAGTACTGGTCAAGCCTATGGCGCGGTACTTCTCGTTCCTACAGATGGCCAAACCCCCAACTGGCCATACACAATAGAGCCTCTACGCACCCATTTAAGCACAAGCGGCTGGGCCACCCTGTCTATTGAAATCAGCCCCCATCCTGCAAGCGCGATCCCCTCACGCCCAGCCCCCAAACAAGTAAAAGCAGAACAAAAACCTGCCGAAACAGAAGCCGATGAAAATGGCGATAAAACTGAAAACGACTCAAGCCAAGACGAAGCGGTAGAAAAGCCAATAGAAAATCAGCAAGAAATAACGACAAAAGAAAAAAACACGGAAACAAGCATCAAAAAAGACAGCGGACTTGCGCGCATCGACGCCGCCATCCAGTTTCTCCATAACAACGGACAATTCAATATCGTTTTAGTCGCTTATGGCAATTCCGCTCAACGTGTACTCGACTATGTTTTTACTCACGCTAAAAACCCAACCAAGCAAATGCGAGCCCTAGTATTAGTTAACCCAATGCCGCACAAAGCAGGGGATCTTAATGCAGCACTGACTCGCTTCAACGAACTCAACTTACCAATACTGGATATTAGCTTCTCTCAACACCCTATCGACCAACTTAAGACCCAAGAGCGCCTCAACATTGCCAAAAGCCATAATTTTAACGCCTATGAACAGAGCCTGATTATGGAGCCTCTCCACAGTACATCCAGACAAGAGAACCGCTTAAGTAAACGTATTCGAGGCTTTTTAAACCGCAAAGCCAAAGGCGTTGAAATAGAGCGCTAA
- the rpe gene encoding ribulose-phosphate 3-epimerase gives MSFLIAPSILAADLARLGQECDDVLAAGADMIHFDVMDNHYVPNLTFGPMICEALRKHGVTAPIDVHLMVEPVDDLIVSFADAGADFISFHPEASRHVDRSLKLIESKGCKKALVLNPASPVSLIEPVLDQLDMLLFMSVNPGFGGQKFLPYVLDKIRKAKALIVERGLECRIEVDGGVGVNNIRQVAEAGADTFVAGSAIFGSDDYADVVKAMRVELEGL, from the coding sequence ATGTCTTTTTTAATTGCCCCTTCAATCTTAGCTGCTGATCTCGCTCGTTTAGGGCAGGAGTGTGATGATGTGCTCGCAGCTGGGGCGGATATGATCCATTTTGATGTTATGGATAATCACTATGTGCCAAATTTGACCTTTGGCCCAATGATCTGTGAAGCTCTGCGTAAGCATGGAGTCACAGCACCAATCGATGTGCATTTGATGGTTGAGCCGGTAGACGATTTAATTGTTAGCTTTGCTGATGCGGGTGCTGATTTCATCAGTTTTCATCCGGAGGCGTCTCGCCATGTGGACCGATCGCTAAAACTGATCGAGTCTAAAGGATGCAAAAAAGCCTTGGTCTTAAACCCTGCAAGCCCTGTTTCTCTTATTGAACCGGTACTGGATCAGCTGGATATGCTCTTATTTATGTCGGTCAACCCAGGTTTTGGTGGTCAGAAGTTCTTACCTTATGTGCTGGATAAAATTCGCAAGGCAAAAGCGCTTATTGTTGAGCGTGGTCTCGAGTGTCGTATCGAAGTGGACGGTGGTGTAGGTGTTAACAATATTCGTCAGGTCGCAGAGGCTGGCGCTGATACGTTTGTGGCTGGTTCGGCTATCTTTGGCAGTGATGATTACGCCGATGTTGTTAAGGCCATGCGTGTTGAATTAGAAGGGCTTTAA